The following proteins are co-located in the Ketogulonicigenium robustum genome:
- a CDS encoding GNAT family N-acetyltransferase, which yields MPDALTISPLPSVPQFADVVAARAWAAWWQDSEVTLADYRARLEEVFTAPSLPAAWVAHRGDVYCGSVLLIDDDLDSRPDLTPWIAALWVEPAARGAGVAMQLQAIARAAAAQMGFERVFLTAAPSVAPYYHQRGYILHEAGVEGLDIFSHPVP from the coding sequence GTGCCTGACGCGCTGACCATCAGCCCGCTGCCCAGCGTGCCGCAATTCGCCGATGTGGTGGCTGCGCGCGCGTGGGCGGCGTGGTGGCAAGATAGCGAGGTGACGCTTGCCGATTACCGCGCGCGGCTGGAGGAGGTGTTTACTGCCCCCAGCCTTCCCGCCGCTTGGGTCGCCCATCGCGGTGATGTGTATTGCGGGTCGGTGTTGCTGATCGACGATGACTTGGACAGCCGCCCCGATCTGACGCCATGGATTGCCGCATTATGGGTGGAACCTGCCGCGCGCGGGGCAGGCGTGGCGATGCAGCTGCAGGCGATTGCCCGCGCCGCTGCGGCGCAAATGGGGTTTGAGCGGGTCTTTCTGACAGCGGCCCCCAGCGTCGCGCCGTACTACCATCAGCGCGGCTATATCCTGCACGAGGCGGGGGTCGAGGGGCTGGATATTTTCAGCCACCCCGTACCCTAA
- a CDS encoding ABC transporter permease: protein MTTMTGKPDRLGTFAREAGRAIGALLIALVVALLIIIATSADPMNAFSQLLTAPLTSKRTIGYWMDDVAKLTLTGLAFSLVFQARQFSMGVQGQVYVGGLFAALVALSPAGATPLAIPLCLIAGMVGGAAYGFLPGYAKAKFGANEIVSSLMLNYIAIKVVNWITRAHLAPPNSGQLMSPPFPPEAVFPALVANTRLDLGIVVALVMTVVVWFILYRTRWGLKLRLVGDNPTFAEYAGIRANAVMIAAMTAAGAVGGLLGAVFVQGRAYGKIAENFDGNLAFEGILIAIVAKNRPLAVPLVALAYGYLRQGAQLMGNRTDVPNEMISVVQALVILLVASSFTVPGRKALGRIFKRRGAVQ, encoded by the coding sequence ATGACGACCATGACCGGAAAGCCCGACCGTTTGGGTACCTTCGCGCGCGAGGCTGGCCGCGCTATCGGCGCCTTGTTGATTGCGCTGGTCGTCGCGCTGCTGATTATTATCGCCACATCGGCCGACCCGATGAATGCGTTTTCGCAACTGTTGACCGCACCGCTGACATCGAAACGCACCATCGGTTATTGGATGGACGACGTGGCCAAACTGACGCTGACGGGCCTTGCCTTCAGCCTTGTTTTTCAGGCGCGGCAGTTTTCGATGGGCGTGCAAGGGCAAGTCTATGTCGGGGGGTTGTTCGCCGCGCTGGTGGCCCTGTCGCCAGCGGGTGCAACGCCGCTGGCGATACCGCTGTGCCTGATCGCGGGCATGGTGGGCGGGGCGGCCTATGGCTTTTTGCCGGGCTATGCCAAGGCCAAGTTCGGCGCGAACGAGATCGTCTCCTCGCTAATGCTGAACTACATCGCCATCAAGGTCGTCAACTGGATCACGCGCGCCCATCTGGCCCCGCCCAACAGCGGCCAGTTGATGTCGCCGCCGTTCCCGCCTGAGGCTGTCTTCCCCGCACTTGTCGCCAACACGCGGCTGGATCTGGGAATCGTGGTCGCGCTGGTGATGACGGTTGTTGTGTGGTTCATCCTCTATCGCACGCGGTGGGGGCTCAAGCTGCGATTGGTGGGCGACAACCCGACCTTTGCCGAATATGCCGGCATTCGCGCCAATGCGGTGATGATCGCGGCGATGACGGCGGCGGGCGCTGTTGGCGGGCTGCTGGGGGCCGTGTTTGTGCAGGGCCGGGCCTACGGCAAGATCGCCGAAAACTTCGACGGCAATCTGGCGTTCGAGGGGATTTTGATCGCCATCGTCGCCAAGAATCGCCCACTTGCCGTGCCGCTTGTTGCGCTGGCCTATGGCTACCTACGCCAAGGGGCGCAGCTGATGGGGAACCGCACCGACGTTCCGAACGAGATGATCTCGGTCGTGCAGGCGTTGGTCATTTTGCTGGTTGCCTCCAGCTTTACGGTGCCGGGGCGCAAGGCGCTGGGCCGCATCTTTAAACGTCGGGGGGCCGTACAATGA
- a CDS encoding ABC transporter permease translates to MMDVLEAVFSVTFLAMVIRQMTPLLLATLGGLISDLSGALNVALEGMMLISALTAVLVSVHYPWYVAVLAAMTAGSALGLLMAFFHLRMRADIILVGFAVNIVATGGTVFALSLATGGDKGTSINLVSKAVPAVNLPFLKGVPGIGDLLFRLLSGHSLLTWFAFVAVFGLWFFLYRMRGGLWLRAVGEYPAAPAAAGIKVDVVRMWALVASGAFTGLAGAQLAMFNYVGFTRDMTAGRGFIALGAVLLGARHPIGALLAALLFGVFDALSFVIATRAQNFPAELIQAIPFVVTIIALILFSWRAQRAKALRGA, encoded by the coding sequence ATGATGGACGTGCTGGAAGCCGTATTTTCGGTCACCTTCCTGGCGATGGTGATCCGCCAGATGACGCCGCTGTTGCTGGCCACGTTGGGCGGGTTGATATCCGACCTGTCGGGGGCGCTGAACGTCGCGCTCGAGGGGATGATGCTAATCTCGGCGCTGACGGCGGTGCTCGTTTCGGTGCACTACCCGTGGTACGTTGCGGTGCTGGCGGCGATGACGGCAGGGTCGGCGCTGGGGCTGCTGATGGCGTTTTTCCACCTGCGGATGCGCGCCGACATTATTCTGGTCGGTTTTGCGGTGAACATCGTGGCGACGGGCGGCACCGTATTCGCGCTGTCGCTGGCCACGGGTGGCGACAAGGGCACGTCGATCAACCTTGTGTCCAAGGCGGTTCCTGCAGTGAATTTGCCCTTCCTGAAAGGCGTGCCGGGGATTGGTGATTTGCTGTTCCGGCTGCTGTCGGGGCATTCGCTGCTCACTTGGTTTGCCTTTGTGGCCGTCTTTGGCCTGTGGTTCTTCCTGTATCGTATGCGCGGCGGTCTGTGGCTGCGGGCGGTGGGCGAATACCCTGCCGCGCCCGCCGCTGCGGGGATCAAAGTTGATGTCGTTCGCATGTGGGCGCTGGTGGCTTCGGGGGCGTTTACAGGGCTGGCTGGCGCGCAGCTGGCGATGTTCAACTATGTGGGCTTTACGCGCGACATGACGGCAGGGCGCGGGTTTATCGCTCTGGGCGCGGTGCTGCTGGGCGCGCGTCACCCGATTGGCGCGCTGCTGGCCGCGCTGCTGTTTGGTGTGTTCGACGCGCTATCGTTCGTGATTGCGACGCGCGCGCAGAACTTCCCGGCGGAACTGATCCAAGCGATTCCCTTTGTTGTGACGATTATCGCGCTGATCCTGTTTTCGTGGCGGGCACAGCGGGCCAAGGCGCTGCGCGGTGCCTGA
- a CDS encoding BMP family lipoprotein: MSTLITRRGLGQLLLATTAVAGFVGAASAQAKTRVAFVVHGQLGDKSFLDSAAAGLNRAAESMPIEATVIEPGNDRARWEPALADACDQGYDIIVVGTWEMTGFVVALAPEFPDTKFIIFDDAPDFAANNLPNVIAITYRTSTAAFLAGYAAAKVSQTGKIGEIFGVEGATILEFAVGFEQGARLANPDVELIRAVAGSFTDPAKGKELALTQFAQGADIVFPIAGGTGIGALQAARDEGKLAVGVDSDQALIFEATDEAQAKAIFTSVEKKVGDSIYLVLEQTLAGTAPYGSIVVLGLQEGAVGISKNAYYEASVPAEVRAEVDALEAQIIAGEITVETMM; encoded by the coding sequence ATGTCGACCCTTATTACCCGTCGTGGGTTGGGCCAGCTGCTGCTGGCCACGACCGCCGTGGCTGGTTTTGTCGGCGCCGCCAGTGCGCAGGCCAAGACCCGCGTGGCGTTCGTGGTGCACGGCCAGCTTGGCGACAAAAGCTTCCTTGATTCTGCCGCCGCCGGCCTGAACCGTGCAGCCGAAAGCATGCCGATTGAGGCAACGGTGATCGAGCCAGGCAACGACCGCGCCCGGTGGGAGCCTGCGCTGGCCGATGCCTGCGACCAAGGCTACGACATCATCGTCGTCGGCACGTGGGAAATGACCGGTTTTGTCGTCGCGCTGGCCCCCGAATTCCCGGACACCAAGTTCATCATCTTTGATGACGCGCCCGATTTCGCGGCGAACAACCTGCCGAACGTGATTGCCATCACTTACCGCACATCGACGGCGGCGTTCTTGGCGGGTTATGCCGCCGCCAAGGTCAGCCAGACCGGCAAAATCGGCGAGATTTTCGGCGTCGAAGGCGCGACGATCTTGGAATTCGCGGTCGGGTTCGAACAGGGCGCACGCCTTGCCAATCCGGATGTAGAATTGATCCGCGCCGTGGCTGGTAGCTTTACCGACCCCGCCAAGGGCAAGGAGTTGGCGCTGACCCAATTTGCCCAAGGCGCGGATATCGTCTTCCCGATCGCGGGCGGCACCGGCATTGGTGCGCTGCAAGCGGCGCGTGACGAAGGCAAGCTGGCCGTGGGCGTCGACAGTGACCAAGCCCTGATTTTCGAGGCCACGGACGAAGCCCAAGCCAAGGCGATCTTCACCTCGGTCGAGAAGAAGGTCGGCGATTCGATCTATCTGGTGCTGGAACAGACGCTGGCGGGGACTGCGCCCTATGGCAGCATCGTCGTGCTGGGGCTGCAAGAAGGCGCGGTCGGCATCTCGAAGAACGCCTATTACGAGGCGAGCGTGCCTGCCGAGGTTCGCGCCGAGGTCGACGCGCTAGAGGCTCAGATCATCGCGGGCGAGATCACTGTCGAAACGATGATGTAA
- a CDS encoding YSC84-related protein: protein MTQLTRRGLTLGLGAFGLTATGLTAACNNGIGSGGAAEIDARADSTVAHMLQAYPGTQDLMNRAAGMLVMPVMTEVGLGLGGSYGRGALRIQQVTVDYYSAASASAGFQIGAQQYSHVLFFMSQESLGQFRTSYGWAAGADIDYAIAANGDMLRAETTTSMAPVIAVVFAQSGLRVGATIEGTKYTRIIP from the coding sequence CATTCGGCCTGACCGCAACGGGACTGACAGCCGCCTGCAACAACGGAATCGGCAGCGGCGGCGCTGCTGAGATTGACGCCCGCGCCGACAGCACGGTCGCCCATATGCTGCAAGCCTACCCCGGCACCCAAGACCTGATGAACCGCGCTGCCGGTATGCTGGTGATGCCCGTGATGACCGAGGTCGGCCTTGGCCTTGGCGGATCATACGGGCGCGGCGCGCTGCGCATTCAACAAGTGACGGTGGATTACTATTCGGCGGCCTCGGCCAGCGCGGGTTTCCAAATCGGCGCGCAGCAGTACAGCCACGTGCTGTTCTTCATGTCGCAAGAATCGCTAGGCCAGTTCCGTACCAGCTATGGCTGGGCGGCGGGGGCCGATATCGACTACGCCATCGCCGCCAATGGCGACATGCTGCGGGCCGAGACGACCACTTCGATGGCCCCTGTAATTGCCGTCGTCTTTGCCCAATCGGGGCTGCGCGTCGGCGCCACGATCGAGGGCACCAAATACACGCGGATCATACCGTAA
- a CDS encoding ABC transporter ATP-binding protein has product MQPVIEAIDIRRVYPGGTVANDGVNLRVMPGEVHAVVGENGAGKSTLMKILFGTEKPDGGNLSIFGQQVAFAGPRDAIDMGIGMVFQHFSLVPSFTVYENVVLGSEPKNGIKFDRATAIARVRELSQRFRLNVDPEARVDTLPVGQQQRVEILKSLYRDAKILILDEPTAVLAPQEVEELFAAVRALVAQGRTVIFIAHKLPEVLAISDSITVMRAGRTVGQVKAADVTEDSLATMMVGREVQLRVPRAAHIGDVVCTVDALDLVSEKGTPITTGLSLSVRAGEILGLVGVEGNGQAEVLEAIAGLRASAGGRITLAGQVLDGQSVLQRRASGVASIPEDRLAEGLAPQSTIAENLIATRLQDDRFVRRGLLDLKAMRANAVAAIQHFAIRAGGPDFTANTLSGGNMQKVVVARELARQPALLLVNQPTRGVDLGATQFIWERLTEARDGGAAVLLVSADLSELMALSDRLVVFYRGQIVAAFVNSDALTAEELGRYMLGLATQTPEQVAAGMQ; this is encoded by the coding sequence ATGCAACCAGTCATCGAGGCAATCGACATCCGCAGGGTCTACCCTGGCGGCACTGTGGCGAATGACGGCGTCAACTTGCGCGTTATGCCCGGCGAGGTTCATGCCGTAGTGGGCGAGAATGGTGCTGGCAAATCGACGCTGATGAAGATCCTGTTCGGCACGGAAAAGCCCGATGGCGGCAACCTGTCGATTTTTGGCCAGCAGGTGGCGTTTGCAGGCCCGCGCGATGCGATTGATATGGGCATCGGCATGGTATTCCAGCACTTTTCGCTGGTGCCGTCTTTTACCGTTTACGAAAATGTGGTGCTTGGCTCGGAACCCAAAAATGGGATCAAATTCGACCGCGCCACCGCCATCGCCCGCGTGCGCGAGCTTTCGCAGCGTTTCCGCCTGAATGTCGACCCCGAGGCGCGCGTCGATACGCTGCCCGTGGGCCAGCAGCAGCGCGTCGAGATTCTGAAATCGCTCTACCGTGACGCCAAAATCCTGATTTTGGACGAGCCGACCGCGGTTCTGGCCCCGCAAGAGGTCGAGGAATTGTTCGCCGCCGTGCGTGCGCTGGTGGCGCAGGGGCGCACTGTTATTTTCATCGCGCATAAACTGCCCGAGGTTCTGGCGATTTCCGACAGCATCACCGTGATGCGCGCGGGCCGCACCGTGGGGCAGGTCAAGGCGGCTGATGTGACCGAAGACAGCCTTGCCACGATGATGGTCGGGCGCGAGGTGCAGCTGCGCGTGCCGCGCGCGGCGCATATTGGCGATGTGGTCTGCACCGTCGATGCGCTGGATCTGGTGTCCGAAAAAGGCACGCCGATCACGACGGGGCTGTCGCTATCCGTCCGCGCGGGCGAGATTTTGGGCCTTGTCGGTGTGGAAGGCAACGGTCAGGCCGAGGTGCTGGAAGCTATCGCCGGGCTGCGCGCCTCAGCGGGCGGGCGCATTACCTTGGCGGGGCAGGTGCTGGACGGGCAGTCGGTGCTGCAGCGGCGCGCCAGCGGTGTCGCCTCGATCCCCGAAGACCGTCTGGCCGAGGGGTTGGCCCCGCAATCGACCATCGCTGAAAACCTGATCGCGACGCGTCTGCAGGACGACCGTTTTGTCCGCCGCGGCTTGCTGGATCTAAAAGCGATGCGTGCCAATGCGGTGGCGGCGATCCAGCATTTCGCGATTCGTGCGGGCGGTCCGGATTTTACCGCAAACACCTTGTCGGGCGGCAATATGCAAAAGGTGGTCGTCGCGCGCGAGTTGGCGCGCCAACCGGCGTTGCTGCTGGTCAACCAGCCGACACGAGGCGTCGATCTGGGCGCGACGCAATTCATCTGGGAACGTCTGACCGAGGCGCGCGACGGCGGCGCTGCCGTCTTGCTGGTGTCCGCCGATTTGTCGGAACTGATGGCGCTGTCCGACCGGCTGGTCGTGTTCTATCGCGGACAGATCGTCGCGGCTTTTGTCAATTCCGATGCGCTGACCGCCGAGGAATTGGGCCGATACATGCTGGGCCTTGCCACCCAAACACCAGAACAAGTCGCTGCGGGGATGCAATGA